Proteins found in one Arthrobacter sp. U41 genomic segment:
- a CDS encoding ABC transporter substrate-binding protein, with product MNRLKFAVVGVAAALLLSGCGGGSPSGSTSNTPAAGGDGVRNISVGVIPIAPSAAVQLGIDEGIFAKHKLKVELQSGQGGAATLPAVSTGTMNFSVGNPLSVLLAKSKGLDMKIVSGYSNSLAAGNDINGVVARADSGIASAKDLVGKKVAVNTVNAQGDLTIKEVVSKQGGDPGAVQFLELPFQDMAAQLAQGNVDAVWVPQPFLSRLLAEGNRLVTYNNQEALPGLPTMVTFTSGNYAQQNPQVVSDFKAAMTETLALAQSNPDKVRALLPTFMKMPEAVAKELRLEEFDGKLDEPILGELGELMAKYGIVPSTPDVSGTILK from the coding sequence ATGAACAGACTTAAATTTGCCGTCGTCGGAGTTGCCGCGGCGTTGCTGCTCTCCGGCTGCGGCGGCGGGTCGCCGTCCGGGTCCACCTCGAACACCCCGGCCGCCGGAGGCGATGGTGTCCGCAACATCAGCGTCGGTGTGATCCCGATTGCGCCGTCCGCTGCCGTGCAGCTGGGCATCGACGAGGGGATCTTTGCGAAGCACAAGCTGAAGGTCGAGCTGCAGAGCGGACAGGGCGGGGCGGCGACGCTTCCCGCCGTCTCGACCGGAACGATGAACTTCTCGGTGGGAAACCCGCTGTCCGTGCTCCTGGCCAAGAGCAAGGGCCTGGACATGAAAATCGTCTCCGGATACTCGAACTCCCTCGCCGCCGGCAATGACATCAATGGCGTCGTCGCCAGGGCGGACTCCGGCATTGCTTCTGCCAAGGACCTTGTAGGCAAGAAGGTCGCGGTCAACACCGTCAATGCGCAGGGGGACCTGACCATCAAGGAAGTTGTGTCCAAACAGGGCGGCGATCCGGGCGCGGTCCAATTCCTGGAACTGCCGTTCCAGGACATGGCGGCCCAGCTGGCCCAGGGCAACGTGGATGCTGTCTGGGTTCCCCAACCGTTCCTCTCCAGGCTTTTGGCGGAAGGCAACAGGCTGGTGACGTACAACAACCAGGAGGCGCTGCCGGGCCTGCCCACCATGGTCACCTTCACCAGCGGCAACTACGCCCAGCAGAATCCGCAGGTGGTCTCTGACTTCAAGGCCGCCATGACCGAGACCCTTGCCCTGGCGCAGAGCAATCCCGACAAAGTCCGGGCCCTGTTGCCGACGTTCATGAAGATGCCGGAGGCCGTGGCCAAGGAACTCCGGCTGGAAGAATTCGACGGCAAGCTGGATGAACCCATCCTGGGCGAACTTGGCGAGCTGATGGCTAAGTACGGAATTGTGCCCTCAACGCCAGACGTTTCGGGCACGATCCTGAAATAG
- the rsmD gene encoding 16S rRNA (guanine(966)-N(2))-methyltransferase RsmD yields the protein MSRIISGAAGGTTLVSVPGSLTRPTTDRVKEALFSRLDAFEVIADARVLDLYAGSGSLGVESASRGARSVDLVEFDGKASEVCQRNADLVNTVAGRKVVTVHRSKVESFLERTQESARWDLVFLDPPYPLDEPALAGVLAKLLPHLAEGAVVVVERSSRTPEPSWPDGMERFAERKYGETKLWFAEPGVEAAD from the coding sequence GTGAGCCGCATCATTTCCGGGGCCGCGGGCGGAACCACGCTGGTCAGCGTGCCAGGGTCCTTGACCAGGCCCACCACGGACCGGGTCAAGGAAGCGCTCTTCTCCCGGCTGGACGCCTTCGAGGTGATCGCGGACGCCCGCGTGCTGGATCTCTACGCCGGCTCCGGTTCGCTCGGCGTGGAAAGCGCCAGCCGCGGCGCGCGGAGCGTGGACCTGGTGGAGTTCGACGGGAAGGCCAGCGAGGTTTGCCAGCGCAACGCGGACCTGGTCAACACCGTTGCCGGGCGCAAGGTCGTCACCGTGCACCGCTCCAAGGTTGAGTCGTTCCTTGAGCGGACCCAGGAGTCCGCCCGCTGGGACCTTGTCTTCCTGGACCCGCCCTACCCGCTGGACGAACCGGCCCTGGCCGGGGTGCTGGCCAAGCTGCTCCCGCACCTGGCCGAAGGCGCCGTCGTCGTCGTGGAGCGCTCATCCCGGACCCCGGAGCCGTCCTGGCCGGACGGGATGGAGCGGTTCGCGGAACGCAAGTACGGCGAGACGAAACTCTGGTTCGCCGAACCCGGCGTCGAGGCCGCGGACTAG